In the genome of Nitratireductor sp. GISD-1A_MAKvit, the window GTTCGCCCATCTGTGGCGCACCGAGCGCAGCGGCATGCTCTATCAGGCATCGCTCTATGAAGACCAGGGTGATGCGCTTGGCTCCGAACAGGCGCTCAATCACGTGATCCACGATCTGTGGACCGACATGCTTGGCTTTGCCGGCATCGAGATGCACCGCCGCATTCTGGGCCTCGCCCACAATGCCGACTTCGAAGACATAGCCGACGAGAGCCTTCGCGCTGCCTGCGAGGCTCCGGCGCTGAAATTCGGCCGCCACATCGTCGTCAATCGCAACAACATTCAGTCGCTGGCCGAACTTGACCGGCTGGCCGAAGCACTTGATCAGGGGAAACTGTCATGAAGGTTGGAGACAAGCACTACCGCACCATCTGGGTGAACGAGGATGGCTGGTCTGTCGACCTTATCGACCAGCGCTGGTTGCCGCACGAGCTGCGCATCGAAAACGTGAAGACAGTCGAGGGGATCGCCACTGCCATCCGCGACATGTGGGTGCGCGGCGCGCCGCTGATCGGCGTCACCGCCGCCTATGGCGTTGCCATGCGCATGCGCGAGGATGCATCCGATGCCGCACTCGATGCGGTGTGGGAACAGCTCCACGAGACGCGCCCCACCGCGATCAATCTGCGCTGGGCGCTGGATGAAATGCGCGGCCTCCTGCGCGACATCCCCGAGGCCGACCGTGCCGAGGCGGCCTACAGGCGCGCCGCCGAGATCGCTGATGAAGATGTGGAATTGAACCGCGGCATCGGTCGGAACGGTCTCGAAATCATTCGCCAGATCGCCGCCCGCAAGAAGCCCGGCGAGCCGGTCAACATTCTCACCCACTGCAATGCTGGCTGGCTTGCCACCGTCGATTTCGGCACCGCCACCTCGCCCATCTACCACGCGGTGGAAGAAGGCATTGCCGTCCATGTCTATGTGGACGAAACCCGTCCGCGCAATCAGGGCGCGCAGCTCACCGCCTGGGAGATGGCCGGTCATGGCGTGCCGCACACGCTGGTGGTCGACAATGCCGGCGGGCATCTGATGCAGCATGGCATGGTCGACATGGTGATCGTCGGCACCGACCGCACCACCGCCGATGGCGATGTCTGCAACAAGATCGGCACCTATCTGAAGGCGCTGGCGGCGAAGGACAACAACGTCCCCTTCTACGTCGCGCTGCCCTCACCCACCATCGACTGGACGGTGCATGACGGCGTGAAGGAAATTCCCATCGAGGAACGTTCGGGCGACGAGGTTTCGCTCGTCTGGGGCAAGGACAAAGATGGCAAGGTGCGGCAGGTGCGGATTTCGCCCGAGGCGTCACCCGCCGGAAACCCCGCCTTCGACGTGACGCCGGCCCGTCTGGTCACCGGTCTCATCACCGAGCGCGGCATCGCCGATGCGTCACCCGAAGGGCTTGCCAAACTCTTCCCCGACCGGGCGAAATCGAACGCTGCGTGAATTTCAGAAAACGATTCAGAAATCCGGGAGAATCGCCTGATTCTGAATCGTTTTCGGGAAAAATCGGACATTTTCCGGAAAACCGAGAACCGCCGCTTTGGCACTAACCAAAGCGGCGGTTTTTTACATCAATAAGGCGTGTCGCCACCATCGATCGTGATGGACTGACCGCGAATGATCGTCGCCGCATCCGACAACAGAAAGACAATCACACGCCCCACCTCGACCGGCTGGATGTGACGGCCAAGCTGAGCGGGAACCATCTGTTTCATCATCTCTTCCGACTTCGCCGCATCGCCGCCGACGATGAAGTC includes:
- the mtnA gene encoding S-methyl-5-thioribose-1-phosphate isomerase; translated protein: MKVGDKHYRTIWVNEDGWSVDLIDQRWLPHELRIENVKTVEGIATAIRDMWVRGAPLIGVTAAYGVAMRMREDASDAALDAVWEQLHETRPTAINLRWALDEMRGLLRDIPEADRAEAAYRRAAEIADEDVELNRGIGRNGLEIIRQIAARKKPGEPVNILTHCNAGWLATVDFGTATSPIYHAVEEGIAVHVYVDETRPRNQGAQLTAWEMAGHGVPHTLVVDNAGGHLMQHGMVDMVIVGTDRTTADGDVCNKIGTYLKALAAKDNNVPFYVALPSPTIDWTVHDGVKEIPIEERSGDEVSLVWGKDKDGKVRQVRISPEASPAGNPAFDVTPARLVTGLITERGIADASPEGLAKLFPDRAKSNAA